The Lysinibacillus irui sequence CAATTGCTAACCAAGAATCATTTAAGGCTCTTGTACGAAGAAAGAACTCTTTTCTTTGGTCTATAACTGCCATATTTTTATTGGCCTACATGATGTTACCAATTCTGACATCATACACGGAAATTCTACACCAAAAGGCATTTGGGGAAATTACTTGGGTGTGGATCTATTCTGCAGGGCTATTCATCATGACATGGGGGTTATGTCATTTATATGTAGCGAAAGCAAACAGTTTTGATAAAGAAGCAAAAGCGATCATCGCTGAATATGAAAACGGAGGTGGCCGCCTATGAGTAATGGAATGAGCTTTACAGCCATATTCTTCTTCGTAGCCATTGTTGGTTTAACTTTAGTTATTACATGGTGGGCTTCTAAACGTACATCTTCAGCAAGTGATTTCTACACTGCTGGTGGTGGCTTAACAGGCTGGCAAAATGGACTAGCTATCGCTGGTGACTATCTATCAGCAGCCTCTTTCCTAGGTATCGCTGGTGCAGTAGCATTATTTGGATTTGACGGATTCTTCTTCTCTATTGGTTATTTAGTAGCTTACTTAGTGGTGTTATACATCGTAGCTGAGCCATTACGTAACTTAGGGAAATTTACATTAGCTGACATGATTACAGCGCGGTTCAATAACGCAAAAGTACGTGGAACAGCTGCTTTAAGCACTATTACAATTGTTTTATTCTACATGATTGCACAACTAGTTGGTGCAGGAGCACTTATTCAATTACTTTTAGGAATCGACTATTGGATCGCCGTATTAATCGTTGGTTTCATGATGACAACTTACGTACTATTCGGTGGTATGACTGCAACATCTTGGGTACAAATCATTAAAGCTTGTCTTTTAATGTTAGGTACAGTAATTATCTCGTTCTTAGTATTAAAAGAGTTCGGCTTCAGTATATCTACAATGTTCAAAGAAATGACAACAGCTACTGATAGTGGTGCTGCTTATTTAAACCCAGGTCTAAAATATACGGATGGACTTGATACTATCTCAATGCTTATTGCGTTAGTATTAGGGACTGCGGGGCTACCACATATCTTAATGCGTTTCTTCACAGTAAAAGACGCACAAACAGCTCGTTCTTCGGTTATTTGGGCAACTTGGATTGTAGGTATCTTCTATGTTCTAACTATTTTCTTAGGTTTCGGTGCAGCAGCATTCGTTGGGAAAGAAGACATTATCGCGGCAAACGCAGCTGGTAACATGGCTGCCCCACTTCTTGCAGAAGCACTTGGTGGCGACATTCTATTCTCATTTGTTTGTGCGGTAGCATTCGCAACAATTCTTGCAGTAGTAGCAGGTCTTGTACTGTCAGGTGCATCTGCCCTATCACATGATATTTATGGACAAATTATTAAAAAGGGTAAAATTACAGAAAAAGAGCAAGTTCTTGCAGCTCGTATTGGTTCGATTACAATTGCTGTTATTTCTATCCTATTAGCGCTTGGTGCACAAACATTAAACGTTGCATTCTTAGTATCTCTAGCATTCTGTATTGCAGGATCTGCTAACCTTCCAGTTATCATTTACACAATTTATTGGAAACGCTTTAATACAGCTGGTGCTGTAACAGCGATGTTAACAGGTTTAATTTCAGCATTAGTATTAGTAGCTATTTCACCAAACGTGTGGAATCCAGTTGAAGGTAAGGCCATTTTCGTTGGTGAACCATTAATCATGTTAACGAATCCTGCTTTAATTTCTGTACCACTTGGTTTCCTTGGTGGCTTTATTGGCACATTACTATCTAAAGAAAGTGATGAGTCGAAATATCGTGAAGTAGACGTGAAAGCTAACACAGGTATTTCTGTACAGGACGTATCTCACTAATACCATGAGAACCTCGTAAGTATCTTGCTTACGAGGTTTTACTTTTTCTCCCCTATTCGCTACTATAATGTTAGAAAGGATTGGAGGGTAAATGTATGTCACAATCTAAAGCTAAAAAGCAACGAATGCATGTTAAACGGACAGTAGGCAAGGATGTTGAAAAAAATCGACAATCGATCTCCTTTAGTACACATGAACGTGTAACAAAAACAAAGAATGAAAAATTAGAGCATGATTACTCAAAACATAAAAAGCAGTATAAGGACGACTAATTCGTACCCTATACTGCTTTTTTCTTAACTTTAATGCAGAAGAACTATTAAAGCTGATAGAAGTTCTTAGTATTTTCACTAATGATTTTAGCCGCTTCCTGTGTTGACAGCCCCTTAATATGCGCGATCACCTCAATCGTCGAATGCATCATCCACGGAGATGTTCGCTTATTCGTAAATGGACCTTCAAACGGCCAAGGACCGTCTGTTTCGACCATCATAAGTTCAATAGGGTACGTTTCAATCAACTGTTGAATTTCTTTTTCATACAAACAATCAGGGGTGATGGAAATAAAATAACCATGCTGAATCATGCGTTTCACTACAGTTTCATCCCCTTTAAACCAATGAAAATGAGCTTGATGAAACTGATGCTTTTCAAGCAAATCACATACGATGGCAGCGTCCTCATAGACAGCATGTAAGATAATCGGCTTGTTAAGTTCCTTTGCCAAAACAATAAAACGCTCTAATAGCACCACGTAAGGACGGTCATCAATAGCATGTTCTTGCCTTAAATAATAAGGAAGGCCAACCTCTCCAACAGCGACCATTTCATCTGCATGACAACGAATCCAATCAAATAGTGCATCCTCTTCACATTGACTTGGTAAAGACTGTTCAGGATGAAAGCCAAAAGCTACCTTAACTTGAGGATAGCTGTTTGATAAATGCAATGTCCTTTGGCATGATGTCAAATGCATGCTAACCGCAATGACAAAATCGGCATCTTCTAGCAAAGTTGGAATCTCCTCATCTTTATACTGATCTAAATGAATATGAGCATCAATCAGCATGCATATCACCCTTTTCTTCTTGTAAATACATAAATAATTGTTGCTTTAAGGCTGTAAATGCAGCAGAATGACGAATTTCCTCTCGGCGAGGTCTAGCAAACGGTACGATCATTTCCTTTTTAACCGTTGCAGGCCTTTTCGTTAAGACTAATATTCGATCTGCCAAAAAGAGAGCCTCTTCTATACTATGCGTAACAAATAGAATAGATTTCCGGTACTCTTCCCAGATAGATAAAAGCCATGCCTGCATTTCCAATCTCGTAAATTCGTCTAGCGCCGAAAAGGGTTCATCTAAGCATAAAATGGGCTTATCACTAACTAAGGCACGTATGAAGGAGACTCGCTGTTGCATGCCGCCTGACAGTTCATTTGGATAGGCATCGATAAAGGACCCAAGACCAACCTTTTCTAGCCATTCCTTGGCACGTTCGACGTTTGGTTTACGCTGTAATTCCTCCACGATGGTAACGTTCTCTAAGATGGTACGCCAAGGCAATAGACAAGGCTGCTGGGGCATATAGCCAATCGTCCCTCTCTTTTGCTGTAAATCCTCTCCATTTAATAAAATGGCCCCATGATCGATTGAAGAGACACCACCTATTAATTGAAACAACGTACTTTTACCACTTCCTGAAGGACCCACAATAGCTACAAACTCGCCATCCTTAACCTCAAAGGACAGATCTTCAAGGACTTGCAGGGCATCAAAGGATTTAC is a genomic window containing:
- a CDS encoding DUF485 domain-containing protein; amino-acid sequence: MANNQAKKGVVIDYDAIANQESFKALVRRKNSFLWSITAIFLLAYMMLPILTSYTEILHQKAFGEITWVWIYSAGLFIMTWGLCHLYVAKANSFDKEAKAIIAEYENGGGRL
- a CDS encoding solute symporter family protein, which translates into the protein MSFTAIFFFVAIVGLTLVITWWASKRTSSASDFYTAGGGLTGWQNGLAIAGDYLSAASFLGIAGAVALFGFDGFFFSIGYLVAYLVVLYIVAEPLRNLGKFTLADMITARFNNAKVRGTAALSTITIVLFYMIAQLVGAGALIQLLLGIDYWIAVLIVGFMMTTYVLFGGMTATSWVQIIKACLLMLGTVIISFLVLKEFGFSISTMFKEMTTATDSGAAYLNPGLKYTDGLDTISMLIALVLGTAGLPHILMRFFTVKDAQTARSSVIWATWIVGIFYVLTIFLGFGAAAFVGKEDIIAANAAGNMAAPLLAEALGGDILFSFVCAVAFATILAVVAGLVLSGASALSHDIYGQIIKKGKITEKEQVLAARIGSITIAVISILLALGAQTLNVAFLVSLAFCIAGSANLPVIIYTIYWKRFNTAGAVTAMLTGLISALVLVAISPNVWNPVEGKAIFVGEPLIMLTNPALISVPLGFLGGFIGTLLSKESDESKYREVDVKANTGISVQDVSH
- a CDS encoding TatD family hydrolase → MLIDAHIHLDQYKDEEIPTLLEDADFVIAVSMHLTSCQRTLHLSNSYPQVKVAFGFHPEQSLPSQCEEDALFDWIRCHADEMVAVGEVGLPYYLRQEHAIDDRPYVVLLERFIVLAKELNKPIILHAVYEDAAIVCDLLEKHQFHQAHFHWFKGDETVVKRMIQHGYFISITPDCLYEKEIQQLIETYPIELMMVETDGPWPFEGPFTNKRTSPWMMHSTIEVIAHIKGLSTQEAAKIISENTKNFYQL
- a CDS encoding ABC transporter ATP-binding protein, which codes for MLSIQNISKSFDALQVLEDLSFEVKDGEFVAIVGPSGSGKSTLFQLIGGVSSIDHGAILLNGEDLQQKRGTIGYMPQQPCLLPWRTILENVTIVEELQRKPNVERAKEWLEKVGLGSFIDAYPNELSGGMQQRVSFIRALVSDKPILCLDEPFSALDEFTRLEMQAWLLSIWEEYRKSILFVTHSIEEALFLADRILVLTKRPATVKKEMIVPFARPRREEIRHSAAFTALKQQLFMYLQEEKGDMHAD